In Effusibacillus pohliae DSM 22757, the DNA window TCGGCGCCTCCAGCGAGCGAACGAATTCGGATCAATTGCAGCTGTTTAACGAAGCGGAAGTAGAGGCCAACCCTGCCCAGGAAGAGCCAACCCTGGAGACCGTGACCATCCGGCGCAAGAAACAGCGCGGGCAGCGGGAGACCATGATCGAAGAACTTCCCGTGGAGA includes these proteins:
- a CDS encoding transposase, which translates into the protein MEKTIEQTPLTIEDWQDRCLKLEQQIAELSAKLKWYEEQFRLSQQKKFGASSERTNSDQLQLFNEAEVEANPAQEEPTLETVTIRRKKQRGQRETMIEELPVE